A window of Fictibacillus halophilus contains these coding sequences:
- a CDS encoding CPBP family intramembrane glutamic endopeptidase — MKVTTERKWNGRELILLLSLCLVGVPILLENVLYDQLLQWLDSTLYAGTLTGFCMAIVFTLGVYWIALKPNKLGWRAVGIAPLTKNMWRTMVLWTILLILISLVIIVVMDVLSIGTSNDKTESLKTDLTPFTFMIGFVSAAVVSPIYEEIFYRGFLYTWFRRWGVRKAMILSSFIFMIVHIPTYNTLPVNFASGLVFCWVYEKTGSIIPAIIIHGVVNGIGISLSVLG; from the coding sequence ATGAAAGTTACTACAGAGAGAAAATGGAATGGACGTGAACTTATATTATTGTTGAGTCTTTGTTTAGTTGGCGTACCCATTCTATTGGAGAATGTACTTTATGATCAGTTGCTACAATGGCTGGATAGCACCTTGTACGCGGGAACTTTAACTGGTTTCTGCATGGCGATCGTATTTACTTTAGGTGTTTATTGGATCGCGTTAAAACCAAATAAGTTAGGATGGCGAGCAGTCGGTATTGCCCCCCTCACAAAAAACATGTGGCGTACAATGGTTCTATGGACAATACTATTAATTTTAATTAGTCTCGTAATTATTGTCGTGATGGATGTCCTCTCGATAGGAACAAGTAATGACAAGACAGAGAGTTTAAAGACTGATCTTACACCTTTTACGTTTATGATCGGTTTTGTATCGGCTGCAGTTGTTTCCCCTATTTATGAGGAGATCTTTTATCGTGGATTTTTATATACTTGGTTCAGACGATGGGGTGTCAGAAAAGCCATGATATTAAGTTCGTTCATTTTCATGATTGTGCACATACCAACATATAACACGTTGCCGGTAAACTTTGCATCAGGTCTAGTCTTTTGCTGGGTATATGAAAAGACAGGTTCCATTATTCCAGCGATTATAATTCATGGAGTTGTGAACGGAATCGGAATCTCTTTATCAGTTTTAGGGTGA
- a CDS encoding MerR family transcriptional regulator, translated as MSLFSTGEVSKQYGVSVRTLRYYDQIGLLLPSIKSDSGTRMYTKEDLHKLEKITLLKSLSLPLTEIKKIIGEVTIKDILIVQKKDVQVQLDQYHSAVEKINTLLHILELEGELDWKLILSLVQANEDTKISEKDQAWEKFFSENERQTLQTSLPKLEDVSTAKWVNLIKRIEICLKNKNEPTSEEGLLIASDVLLLSHEMFQGDTELEEKFWNARKSETSSRSLNLYPISNEVLEFLERSISSYQTINP; from the coding sequence ATGAGTTTATTTTCAACAGGAGAGGTTTCGAAACAATATGGCGTTTCGGTAAGAACACTGCGATATTACGACCAAATTGGATTGCTTTTACCGAGTATTAAGAGTGATAGTGGTACAAGAATGTATACGAAAGAAGATCTACATAAATTAGAGAAGATTACTCTTTTGAAATCCTTATCCTTACCCTTAACAGAAATTAAAAAAATAATAGGAGAAGTGACAATAAAAGATATACTTATCGTACAAAAGAAAGATGTTCAAGTTCAGCTAGATCAATATCATTCTGCGGTTGAAAAAATAAACACACTCTTACATATTTTAGAGCTTGAGGGAGAGTTGGATTGGAAGCTTATCCTTTCTCTCGTTCAAGCAAATGAAGATACTAAGATTTCTGAAAAGGATCAAGCCTGGGAGAAGTTCTTTTCTGAAAACGAGAGACAGACGCTTCAAACCTCTTTACCAAAGCTTGAGGATGTAAGTACTGCGAAATGGGTGAACCTTATAAAAAGAATAGAGATCTGTTTGAAAAATAAAAATGAACCAACGTCAGAAGAAGGTCTTTTAATTGCTTCAGATGTATTACTCTTGTCTCATGAAATGTTTCAAGGAGACACCGAATTAGAGGAAAAATTTTGGAACGCTCGAAAATCTGAAACTTCCTCACGCTCATTGAATTTATATCCTATTAGCAACGAAGTCTTGGAATTCTTGGAGAGATCGATTTCAAGTTATCAAACTATTAATCCGTGA